The following are encoded together in the Strix aluco isolate bStrAlu1 chromosome 13, bStrAlu1.hap1, whole genome shotgun sequence genome:
- the FAXDC2 gene encoding fatty acid hydroxylase domain-containing protein 2 isoform X2, translating into MKRDSGYSTTAEQQKQEEKLWDAMKITACVLGTGLLIFTALVNSVSGYVQNIWDTLGHFWQTSWLKFYYLFEGKEWTIFLLGAALVPGLAFWGFNGILMVADVTGKPTFITRYRIQLGKNDPVDTKKLRQAIYTALCNQFFISLPMLVPMFYVMKWWGNTFSKELPTFHWFLVELSIFTLIEEILFYYTHRFVHLPLLYKHIHKKHHEWTAPIGVVSIYAHPVEHILSNTLPVMTGPMIMGSHIVSIAAWFSLALVTTSISHCGYHLPFLPSPEFHDFHHFKFNQCYGVLGVLDYLHGTDTVFRQSKAYQRHRVLLSLTPLSESIPEAPRRAE; encoded by the exons GAAGAGAAGCTCTGGGATGCCATGAAGATCACTGCCTGCGTCCTTGGTACAGGCCTGCTCATATTCACTGCCTTGGTGAACTCTGTTTCTGG GTACGTGCAGAATATCTGGGACACTTTAGGCCATTTCTGGCAAACATCATGGCTAAAGTTCTACTACCTGTTTGAGGGAAAGGAGTGGACAATCTTCCTCCTCG GGGCTGCATTGGTGCCTGGCCTGGCTTTCTGGGGCTTCAATGGAATCCTGATGGTGGCTGATGTAACAGGAAAGCCAACTTTCATTACTCGCTATCGCATTCAGCTGGGCAAGAATGATCCT GTGGACACAAAGAAATTGCGCCAAGCCATCTACACAGCGCTGTGCAATCAGTTCTTTATCTCATTACCCATGCTTGTGCCCATGTTCTACGTCATGAAATGGTGGGGCAACACATTCAGCAAGGAATTACCCACCTTCCACTGGTTTCTTGTGGAACTAAGCATCTTCACCTTAATAGAGGAAATTCTCTTCTATTATACACACAG GTTTGTTCACCTCCCACTGCTGTATAAGCACATTCACAAGAAGCACCACGAATGGACAGCCCCCATTGGCGTGGTCTCCATTTATGCTCACCCAGTAGAGCACATA CTCTCCAACACCCTGCCTGTCATGACTGGCCCGATGATCATGGGGTCTCACATTGTTTCGATCGCAGCGTGGTTCTCCCTCGCTCTCGTAACCACAAGCATTTCGCACTGCGGCTACCACCTGCCCTTCCTACCGTCGCCGGAGTTCCACGACTTCCACCACTTCAA GTTCAACCAGTGCTATGGAGTCCTGGGAGTGCTGGATTATCTGCATGGAACCGATACAGTGTTCAGACAAAGCAAAGCCTACCAGAGACACAGGGTCCTCCTCAGCCTCACGCCACTCTCGGAAAGCATCCCCGAGGCACCCAGGAGAGCAGAGTGA
- the FAXDC2 gene encoding fatty acid hydroxylase domain-containing protein 2 isoform X1 — translation MKRDSGYSTTAEQQKQEEKLWDAMKITACVLGTGLLIFTALVNSVSGYVQNIWDTLGHFWQTSWLKFYYLFEGKEWTIFLLGAALVPGLAFWGFNGILMVADVTGKPTFITRYRIQLGKNDPVDTKKLRQAIYTALCNQFFISLPMLVPMFYVMKWWGNTFSKELPTFHWFLVELSIFTLIEEILFYYTHRFVHLPLLYKHIHKKHHEWTAPIGVVSIYAHPVEHILSNTLPVMTGPMIMGSHIVSIAAWFSLALVTTSISHCGYHLPFLPSPEFHDFHHFKYVWALLSLSFPSRLRPGTADRQSSFLRVQQVCVTRVQAEKPFQFACGGLSAVSS, via the exons GAAGAGAAGCTCTGGGATGCCATGAAGATCACTGCCTGCGTCCTTGGTACAGGCCTGCTCATATTCACTGCCTTGGTGAACTCTGTTTCTGG GTACGTGCAGAATATCTGGGACACTTTAGGCCATTTCTGGCAAACATCATGGCTAAAGTTCTACTACCTGTTTGAGGGAAAGGAGTGGACAATCTTCCTCCTCG GGGCTGCATTGGTGCCTGGCCTGGCTTTCTGGGGCTTCAATGGAATCCTGATGGTGGCTGATGTAACAGGAAAGCCAACTTTCATTACTCGCTATCGCATTCAGCTGGGCAAGAATGATCCT GTGGACACAAAGAAATTGCGCCAAGCCATCTACACAGCGCTGTGCAATCAGTTCTTTATCTCATTACCCATGCTTGTGCCCATGTTCTACGTCATGAAATGGTGGGGCAACACATTCAGCAAGGAATTACCCACCTTCCACTGGTTTCTTGTGGAACTAAGCATCTTCACCTTAATAGAGGAAATTCTCTTCTATTATACACACAG GTTTGTTCACCTCCCACTGCTGTATAAGCACATTCACAAGAAGCACCACGAATGGACAGCCCCCATTGGCGTGGTCTCCATTTATGCTCACCCAGTAGAGCACATA CTCTCCAACACCCTGCCTGTCATGACTGGCCCGATGATCATGGGGTCTCACATTGTTTCGATCGCAGCGTGGTTCTCCCTCGCTCTCGTAACCACAAGCATTTCGCACTGCGGCTACCACCTGCCCTTCCTACCGTCGCCGGAGTTCCACGACTTCCACCACTTCAAGTACGTCTGGGCACTGCTCAGCTTGTCCTTCCCCTCCCGCCTGCGCCCTGGCACTGCCGACAGGCAAAGCTCCTTTCTGAGGGTGCAGCAGGTTTGCGTAACTCGGGTACAAGCAGAGAAGCCTTTCCAGTTCGCCTGTGGCGGGCTGAGTGCTGTCAGTTCTTAA